From the Streptomyces sp. Tu 2975 genome, one window contains:
- a CDS encoding glycosyltransferase family 4 protein yields MTQLRTVQVLGGGSAGSSAHVRSLAAGLVARGVRVTVCAPARIDDIYDFRGAGAHFAAVPRRSDPQAIGALRAACAGADVVHAHGLHAAVRASLALGAQRSRIPLVVTWHTTTQADGARAAVLRLLERRAVRAAAVVLGTCSELVDRARACGARDARLAPAAMPAPQVTPAPDAKLRAELGVVGRPLLLAVGSLERHRGYGTLLDAAGSWRGLDPAPLLLIAGEGPERAALQRRITEEELQVRLLGRHDDVPALLAVADVAVLPSRWEARSLLVQEALRLGVPLVATAVGGVPDLVGDAAELVPYGDPVALSAAVTRLLSDPARRAWLSQAGPAQAGTWPTEDDTVAQVLSVYDELALTGSWSASPGQRV; encoded by the coding sequence GTGACACAGCTGCGTACGGTCCAAGTGCTGGGCGGCGGCAGTGCGGGCAGCAGCGCGCACGTCAGGTCGCTGGCCGCGGGGCTGGTGGCACGGGGCGTGCGGGTGACGGTGTGCGCCCCCGCCCGCATCGACGACATCTACGACTTCCGGGGCGCCGGCGCGCACTTCGCGGCGGTCCCACGCCGGAGCGACCCGCAGGCCATCGGGGCACTGCGTGCGGCATGCGCCGGCGCGGATGTGGTGCACGCGCACGGGCTCCACGCCGCCGTGCGCGCCTCGCTCGCCCTCGGCGCCCAGCGCTCCCGCATCCCGCTCGTCGTCACCTGGCACACGACGACCCAGGCCGACGGCGCGAGGGCAGCGGTCCTGCGGCTCCTCGAACGAAGGGCCGTGCGTGCGGCGGCGGTTGTCCTCGGTACCTGCTCGGAGCTGGTCGACCGGGCCCGTGCCTGCGGCGCTCGCGATGCCCGGCTCGCCCCGGCGGCGATGCCCGCCCCACAGGTCACGCCCGCTCCTGACGCGAAGCTCCGCGCCGAACTGGGCGTCGTCGGCCGCCCGTTGCTCCTCGCCGTGGGCAGCCTCGAACGACACCGTGGCTACGGGACGCTGCTCGACGCCGCCGGATCCTGGAGGGGCCTGGACCCTGCGCCGCTGCTGCTGATCGCGGGCGAGGGGCCGGAGCGGGCCGCGCTCCAGCGCCGTATCACGGAAGAGGAGTTGCAGGTCCGGCTGCTGGGCCGGCACGACGACGTTCCCGCGCTGCTGGCCGTGGCGGACGTGGCGGTGCTGCCCTCGCGCTGGGAGGCCCGGTCCCTGCTCGTGCAGGAGGCCCTGAGGCTGGGCGTGCCCTTGGTCGCCACGGCGGTCGGCGGGGTGCCGGACCTGGTCGGGGACGCCGCCGAACTGGTCCCTTACGGGGACCCCGTCGCCCTGTCGGCCGCGGTGACCCGTCTGCTGTCGGACCCGGCGCGCCGGGCGTGGCTCTCACAGGCGGGACCGGCGCAGGCGGGGACGTGGCCGACGGAGGACGACACGGTCGCGCAGGTCCTCAGCGTCTACGACGAGTTGGCGCTCACCGGCTCCTGGTCCGCGTCTCCCGGTCAGCGGGTGTGA
- a CDS encoding iron chelate uptake ABC transporter family permease subunit, translating to MKAVKALRTPGGLSVRLDARAASVVTLLAVAAAAVAVVLIGSGDFPMSFGDVTATLLGNGTAAQEFIVQDVRLPRVLVAVLVGASLALSGAIFQSLSRNPLGSPDVIGFSQGSTVGALTVIVLFGGGSLAVAGGAVAGGLVTGIAVYTLAWKRGVQGFRLVLVGIGVAAMLTAVIHFLITKANLVDATRATLWMTGSLDGRDWAQVWPLAGMCAVLMPVVFAHGRPLRMLEMGDDAAYALGVPVERTRIVLMGSGVLFIAVATAAAGPIAFVALSAPQLARRLTRSPGPNLAAAAVMGAALLLVADWTATNAFGDRMLPVGVVTAVLGGGYLLWLLVTERKAGRI from the coding sequence GTGAAGGCCGTGAAAGCACTACGCACGCCGGGCGGGCTGTCCGTACGGCTCGACGCCCGAGCGGCGTCCGTCGTCACACTGCTCGCGGTGGCCGCGGCGGCGGTCGCTGTCGTCCTCATCGGCAGCGGGGACTTCCCGATGTCGTTCGGCGACGTGACCGCCACACTCCTCGGAAACGGCACCGCCGCGCAGGAGTTCATCGTCCAGGACGTGCGGCTGCCGCGGGTGCTGGTGGCGGTACTCGTCGGGGCGTCGCTCGCCCTCAGCGGTGCCATCTTCCAGTCCCTGTCCCGGAACCCGCTGGGCAGCCCCGACGTCATCGGCTTCTCCCAGGGGTCCACCGTCGGCGCGCTCACCGTGATCGTGCTCTTCGGCGGCGGCTCGCTCGCCGTCGCGGGCGGCGCGGTCGCCGGCGGGCTCGTCACCGGCATCGCCGTCTACACGCTCGCGTGGAAGCGCGGGGTGCAGGGCTTCCGGCTGGTGCTCGTCGGCATCGGCGTCGCCGCCATGCTCACGGCGGTCATCCACTTCCTGATCACCAAGGCCAACCTCGTGGACGCCACCAGGGCCACGCTCTGGATGACCGGCTCGCTCGACGGCCGTGACTGGGCGCAGGTGTGGCCGCTGGCCGGGATGTGCGCGGTGCTGATGCCGGTGGTGTTCGCGCACGGGCGGCCGCTGCGGATGCTGGAGATGGGCGACGACGCGGCATACGCGCTCGGCGTGCCCGTCGAACGCACCAGGATCGTCCTCATGGGCTCCGGCGTGCTGTTCATCGCCGTCGCCACGGCCGCCGCGGGCCCCATCGCCTTCGTGGCACTCAGCGCACCCCAGCTGGCGCGCCGGCTCACCCGCTCGCCCGGGCCGAATCTCGCCGCGGCCGCCGTCATGGGCGCGGCGCTCCTCCTGGTCGCGGACTGGACCGCCACCAACGCGTTCGGCGACCGCATGCTGCCGGTCGGCGTCGTCACGGCGGTGCTCGGCGGCGGCTACCTGCTCTGGCTGCTCGTCACCGAACGCAAGGCGGGGCGGATATGA
- a CDS encoding ABC transporter ATP-binding protein → MQRLTAESVTLGYDQRVIAEDLSVEIPDNSFTVIVGPNACGKSTLLRALSRMLKPTKGRVLLDGETIHSLPAKKVARTLGLLPQSSIAPDGITVADLVARGRYPHQGLLRQWSPEDERIVEESMAATRVGELADRYVDELSGGQRQRVWIAMALAQQTPLLLLDEPTTYLDIQHQLEVLDLCAELHESQGRTLVAVLHDLNQAARYATHLVALRDGRIVAEGAPSEVVTAELVEQVFGVKSQIIEDPESGTPLVIPASRRGAGAKVS, encoded by the coding sequence ATGCAGCGCCTCACCGCGGAATCGGTCACCCTCGGCTACGACCAGCGGGTCATCGCGGAGGACCTGTCCGTCGAGATACCCGACAACTCCTTCACCGTCATCGTCGGCCCCAACGCCTGCGGAAAGTCGACGCTGCTGCGGGCCCTCTCGCGGATGCTGAAGCCCACGAAGGGCAGGGTCCTGCTCGACGGGGAGACCATCCACTCACTGCCCGCGAAGAAGGTCGCCAGGACGCTGGGGCTGCTGCCGCAGTCGTCGATCGCACCCGACGGGATCACGGTCGCCGACCTCGTGGCGCGCGGTCGCTACCCGCACCAGGGCCTGCTGCGGCAGTGGTCGCCGGAGGACGAGCGGATCGTCGAGGAGTCGATGGCCGCGACGCGGGTCGGCGAGCTGGCCGACCGCTACGTCGACGAGCTGTCCGGCGGGCAGCGCCAGCGGGTCTGGATCGCGATGGCACTGGCCCAGCAGACGCCGCTGCTGCTGCTCGACGAGCCGACCACCTACCTCGACATCCAGCACCAGCTCGAAGTGCTCGACCTGTGCGCCGAGCTGCACGAGTCCCAGGGGCGCACGCTGGTCGCCGTCCTGCACGACCTCAACCAGGCCGCGCGCTACGCCACGCATCTCGTCGCCCTCCGCGACGGCAGGATCGTCGCGGAGGGGGCGCCGTCGGAGGTGGTCACGGCGGAGCTGGTGGAGCAGGTCTTCGGCGTGAAGAGCCAGATCATCGAGGACCCGGAGTCCGGTACGCCGCTGGTGATTCCGGCGTCGCGGCGGGGGGCCGGCGCGAAGGTGTCGTGA
- a CDS encoding NAD kinase, translated as MTTTSGTTPGTNGSTSSRTVFLLAHTGRPAAIRSAELVVQGLLRCGIGVRVLEAEAVDLPLPASVETVVDATPEVLDGCELLIVLGGDGTLLRGAEFARASGVPMLGVNLGRVGFLAEAERDDLDKVVDRVVTRAYEVEERMTIDVIVRSNGDVVHRDWALNEAAVQKVSPERMLEVVLEIDGRPATGFGCDGIVCATPTGSTAYAFSAGGPVVWPEVEALLMVPISAHALFAKPLVTSPTSVLAVEVQPHTPHGVLWCDGRRTVELPHAARVEVRRGAVPVRLARLHHASFTDRLVAKFALPVSGWRGAPPE; from the coding sequence TTGACCACGACATCAGGAACGACACCGGGCACCAACGGCAGCACTTCGAGCCGCACTGTTTTTCTGCTCGCTCACACGGGACGGCCCGCGGCGATCCGCAGCGCCGAGCTCGTCGTTCAGGGTCTGCTGCGCTGCGGCATCGGCGTACGCGTACTGGAGGCGGAGGCGGTCGACCTGCCGCTGCCCGCCTCGGTCGAGACCGTCGTCGACGCGACGCCGGAGGTCCTCGACGGCTGCGAGCTGCTGATCGTCCTCGGCGGCGACGGGACGCTGCTGCGGGGCGCCGAGTTCGCCCGTGCCTCCGGGGTGCCGATGCTCGGCGTCAACCTGGGGCGGGTCGGCTTCCTCGCGGAGGCGGAGCGCGACGACCTCGACAAGGTCGTCGACCGGGTCGTGACCCGCGCCTACGAGGTCGAGGAGCGGATGACCATCGATGTGATCGTGCGCTCCAACGGCGACGTGGTGCACCGCGACTGGGCGCTGAACGAGGCGGCCGTGCAGAAGGTGTCGCCCGAGCGGATGCTCGAGGTCGTCCTCGAGATCGACGGCCGGCCGGCCACCGGCTTCGGCTGTGACGGCATCGTGTGCGCGACGCCGACGGGTTCGACGGCATACGCGTTCTCGGCCGGCGGTCCGGTGGTCTGGCCCGAGGTGGAAGCGCTGCTGATGGTGCCGATCAGCGCGCACGCGCTGTTCGCGAAGCCGCTGGTGACGTCGCCGACCTCGGTGCTCGCGGTCGAGGTCCAGCCGCACACCCCGCACGGTGTGCTGTGGTGCGACGGGCGCCGGACCGTCGAACTGCCCCACGCGGCGAGGGTGGAGGTCCGGCGAGGTGCCGTGCCCGTGCGCCTCGCCAGGCTGCACCACGCGTCGTTCACGGACCGGCTGGTGGCGAAGTTCGCCCTGCCGGTCTCCGGCTGGCGCGGCGCGCCGCCCGAGTAG
- a CDS encoding SCP2 sterol-binding domain-containing protein, with translation MATTQECRGALERLSDNLATANGDVRGAAALDRSLSCHITDLDVTFTGRLENGRITVTDTSPGPPREKAQISLAMTGDDLVSMVDGALNFAKAWGSGRVRLEAGFRDLLRLRTLL, from the coding sequence ATGGCCACCACGCAGGAGTGCCGCGGCGCGCTCGAGAGACTCTCCGACAACCTGGCGACGGCGAACGGCGATGTACGGGGCGCTGCCGCCCTCGATCGTTCCCTCAGCTGCCACATCACGGACCTGGACGTCACGTTCACCGGCCGGCTGGAGAACGGCCGGATCACGGTGACGGACACCTCACCGGGACCGCCACGGGAGAAGGCGCAGATCAGCCTGGCGATGACGGGCGACGACCTGGTGTCGATGGTGGACGGCGCGCTGAACTTCGCGAAGGCGTGGGGATCGGGCAGGGTCCGCCTGGAGGCGGGCTTCCGCGACCTGCTGCGCCTGCGGACGCTGCTCTAG
- a CDS encoding glycoside hydrolase family 15 protein yields MAVRLEMHVAGRIEDYALIGDMQTAALVCRDGTVDWLCLPRFDSQAIFAGLLGTEEHGFWRLGPAFEPQNEAPAATRRTYRGDSLILESEWDTPRGTVRVTDFMPPRDGAPQLIRIVEGVSGRVRMRSALRMRFSYGRIVPWVHKVDNRTVGVAGPDSVWLDSDTDTYGKDLTTYSDFTVAPGDRVTFTLSWQPSHKEQPALPDPQGSLDATADFWREWVDHCTYHGPYREAVVRSLITLKALTYAPTGGIVAAPTTSLPEEIGGVRNWDYRYTWLRDAAITLSSLLRTGYREEARAWREWLLRAVAGDPENLQIMYGIAGERELGEAELDWLPGYENSGPVRVGNGAAHQLQLDVYGEVTEALHLAHMTGLARNDYASLLQLKLIRYLEKHWDQPDEGIWEVRGPRRHFVHSKVMAWVAVDRTIKLIESGDADGPLERWRDLRDEIHRDVCEKGYDPERNTFTQSYGSKELDASLLLIPQMGFLPPDDKRVIGTIEAIQRELSTEDGFILRYPTEGAHEGVDGLPGDEGAFLACSFWMADDLAMIGRVDEARRLFERLLALRNDLGLLAEEWDPRLQRQVGNFPQAFSHVPLIDTALRLTASGAYGG; encoded by the coding sequence ATGGCCGTTCGACTGGAGATGCACGTGGCCGGGCGCATCGAGGATTACGCACTCATCGGAGACATGCAGACCGCAGCACTGGTCTGCCGGGACGGCACAGTGGACTGGCTGTGCCTGCCGCGCTTCGACTCGCAGGCCATTTTCGCCGGGCTGCTCGGCACGGAGGAACACGGATTCTGGCGGCTCGGGCCCGCGTTCGAGCCGCAGAACGAGGCGCCGGCCGCGACCCGCCGCACGTACCGCGGTGACTCGCTGATCCTCGAATCCGAGTGGGACACCCCTCGGGGCACGGTCCGAGTGACCGATTTCATGCCGCCGCGTGACGGCGCCCCGCAGCTGATCCGGATCGTGGAAGGTGTCTCGGGCCGGGTGCGGATGCGCTCCGCTCTGCGCATGCGTTTCAGCTACGGACGGATCGTGCCGTGGGTCCACAAGGTCGACAACCGCACCGTCGGCGTCGCCGGCCCCGACTCGGTGTGGCTGGACTCGGACACCGACACGTACGGCAAGGACCTCACGACCTACTCCGACTTCACCGTCGCTCCCGGTGACCGGGTCACCTTCACGCTCAGCTGGCAGCCCTCGCACAAGGAGCAGCCGGCCCTTCCCGACCCGCAGGGTTCGCTTGACGCCACCGCCGATTTCTGGCGCGAGTGGGTGGACCACTGCACGTACCACGGCCCGTATCGCGAGGCCGTGGTCCGCTCGCTGATCACGCTGAAGGCCCTCACGTACGCGCCGACCGGCGGAATCGTCGCCGCGCCCACCACCTCGCTGCCCGAGGAGATCGGCGGTGTCCGTAACTGGGACTACCGCTACACCTGGCTGCGTGACGCGGCGATCACTCTCTCCTCGCTGCTGCGCACCGGCTACCGCGAAGAGGCCCGCGCCTGGCGCGAGTGGCTGCTGCGGGCCGTGGCCGGTGACCCGGAGAACCTGCAGATCATGTACGGCATCGCCGGCGAGCGCGAGCTCGGGGAGGCGGAGCTCGACTGGCTGCCCGGCTACGAGAACTCAGGTCCGGTGCGCGTCGGCAACGGCGCCGCGCACCAGCTCCAGCTCGACGTGTACGGCGAGGTCACGGAGGCCCTGCACCTCGCGCACATGACCGGCCTGGCGCGCAACGACTACGCCTCGCTGCTCCAGCTGAAGCTGATCCGCTACCTGGAGAAGCACTGGGACCAGCCGGACGAGGGCATCTGGGAGGTCCGCGGACCGCGCAGGCACTTCGTGCACTCCAAGGTGATGGCGTGGGTCGCGGTCGACCGGACGATCAAGCTGATCGAGTCGGGTGACGCGGACGGGCCGCTGGAGCGCTGGCGCGATCTGCGTGACGAGATCCACCGCGACGTCTGCGAGAAGGGGTACGACCCCGAGCGCAACACCTTCACCCAGTCCTACGGCTCCAAGGAGCTGGACGCCTCCCTGCTGCTGATCCCGCAGATGGGCTTCCTGCCGCCCGACGACAAGCGGGTCATCGGCACGATCGAGGCGATCCAGCGAGAGCTGTCCACCGAGGACGGCTTCATCCTGCGCTACCCGACCGAGGGCGCGCACGAAGGCGTCGACGGGCTGCCGGGCGACGAAGGCGCGTTCCTGGCCTGCTCGTTCTGGATGGCGGACGACCTGGCGATGATCGGGCGGGTGGACGAGGCACGGCGGCTGTTCGAGAGGCTGCTGGCGCTCCGCAACGACCTCGGGCTGCTCGCCGAGGAGTGGGATCCGAGGCTGCAGCGGCAGGTGGGAAACTTCCCGCAGGCCTTCAGCCATGTCCCCCTGATCGACACGGCGCTGCGGCTGACCGCGTCCGGGGCCTACGGTGGCTAG
- the recN gene encoding DNA repair protein RecN has product MSVLEEMRIRSLGVIDDAVVELSPGFTAVTGETGAGKTMVVTSLGLLLGGRADPALVRIGAKSAVVEGRIRVSADAPAALRAEDAGAELDDGTLLVSRTVSAEGRSRAHLGGRSVPVGMLAELADELVAVHGQTDQQGLLRPARQREALDRYAGDAVAVPHAKYAAAYRRLRAVSTELEELTTRARERAQEADLLRFGLNEVAAVEPRAGEDVELAAEAERLGHAEALASAASVAHAGLAGNPEDPEVVDATTLVAGAGRALEAVRSHDPALAALADRIGEISILLGDVAGELAGYADNLDADPLRLAAVEERRAALTQLTRKYGQDISAVLAWAEEGAVRLTELDSDDDRIGELTAERDALRAELSGLAQALTDARTEAAARFAEAVTEELASLAMPHARVSFAVRQTESADEAAGVEVGGRCVVYGPSGVDEVELLLAPHPGAPPRPIAKGASGGELSRVMLAVEVVFAGTDPVPTYLFDEVDAGVGGKAAVEIGRRLAKLARSAQVVVVTHLPQVAAFADRQLLVEKTNDGTVTRSGVTVLEGEDRVRELSRMLAGQEDSETARAHAEELLATARADA; this is encoded by the coding sequence GTGTCCGTGTTGGAGGAGATGCGGATACGGTCACTCGGGGTCATCGACGACGCTGTCGTCGAGCTGTCGCCCGGATTCACAGCGGTGACCGGCGAGACGGGCGCCGGCAAGACCATGGTCGTCACCAGCCTGGGGCTGCTGCTCGGCGGGCGGGCCGACCCGGCTCTGGTGCGGATCGGCGCGAAGTCGGCCGTCGTGGAGGGCCGGATCAGGGTGTCCGCCGACGCCCCGGCCGCGCTGCGTGCGGAGGACGCCGGCGCCGAGCTCGACGACGGCACGCTGCTGGTCAGCCGGACCGTTTCTGCCGAGGGGCGCTCACGGGCGCATCTCGGCGGCCGCTCGGTGCCGGTGGGCATGCTGGCCGAGCTCGCCGACGAGCTCGTGGCCGTGCACGGCCAGACCGACCAGCAGGGCCTGCTGCGGCCCGCCAGACAGCGGGAGGCGCTGGACAGGTACGCGGGCGACGCCGTCGCCGTCCCGCACGCCAAGTACGCGGCCGCCTACCGCCGGCTGCGCGCCGTGAGCACGGAACTCGAGGAGCTGACCACCCGGGCGCGCGAGCGGGCCCAGGAGGCGGACCTGCTGCGCTTCGGTCTGAACGAGGTCGCCGCCGTGGAACCCCGTGCCGGCGAGGACGTCGAACTCGCGGCGGAGGCGGAGCGGCTCGGCCACGCGGAAGCCCTCGCGTCCGCCGCCTCGGTCGCGCACGCGGGTCTCGCGGGCAACCCGGAGGACCCGGAGGTCGTCGACGCCACGACCCTGGTCGCGGGCGCGGGACGGGCACTGGAGGCCGTACGGTCCCACGATCCGGCGCTGGCGGCGCTGGCGGACCGGATCGGCGAGATCTCCATCCTCCTCGGTGACGTGGCCGGAGAGCTCGCCGGGTACGCCGACAATCTGGACGCCGATCCGCTGCGGCTGGCCGCGGTGGAGGAGCGCCGGGCGGCACTGACGCAGCTGACCCGCAAGTACGGCCAGGACATCTCCGCCGTGCTCGCCTGGGCCGAGGAGGGCGCGGTCAGACTCACCGAGCTCGACAGCGACGACGACCGCATCGGCGAGCTGACGGCCGAACGTGACGCGTTGCGCGCCGAGCTGTCCGGCCTCGCCCAGGCGTTGACCGACGCCCGCACGGAGGCTGCCGCGCGTTTCGCCGAGGCCGTCACGGAGGAACTCGCCTCTCTCGCGATGCCGCACGCGCGGGTGTCGTTCGCGGTCCGGCAGACGGAGTCCGCCGACGAGGCCGCGGGCGTCGAGGTCGGCGGCCGCTGCGTGGTGTACGGGCCCTCCGGCGTCGACGAGGTCGAACTGCTCCTGGCCCCCCACCCGGGCGCCCCGCCGCGCCCCATCGCCAAGGGTGCTTCGGGCGGTGAGCTGTCCCGGGTGATGCTCGCCGTGGAGGTCGTCTTCGCCGGGACCGATCCCGTGCCGACGTACCTCTTCGACGAGGTCGACGCGGGGGTCGGCGGCAAGGCAGCGGTCGAGATCGGCCGCCGGCTCGCCAAACTGGCGAGGTCGGCGCAGGTGGTGGTGGTGACGCACCTGCCGCAGGTGGCGGCGTTCGCGGACCGTCAACTGCTGGTCGAGAAGACCAACGACGGCACGGTCACGCGAAGCGGTGTCACGGTCCTCGAGGGCGAGGACCGGGTACGGGAGCTGTCGCGGATGCTGGCGGGTCAGGAGGACTCGGAGACCGCCCGCGCCCACGCGGAGGAGCTGCTGGCCACGGCACGCGCCGACGCCTAG
- a CDS encoding PucR family transcriptional regulator yields METQGGITVRRALELPGLRSGLPEVLAGADRLERTVRWVHAGEVPNIASLLKGGELLLTTGLGLGTRPVEQRAFVHRLAERGIAALVVELGPRFSRLPASIVEAARAAGLPLVQLHREVPFVTVTEEIHTEIVNGHYALLQQAEEVHRRCTEALLGGGGVPQVLGILASFTGDPVFLETPDGQLLYAADTPGGEPGAADPLQVWQGLRGGRQDGPPANAVLVDVPGGGRGAGAVRARLVLLAVSSPVLPVHRMAAERAAGILAVVLMQARQEEELAARGRGDFLTDLAEGRITPEDAPTQARVLGFKPGAGQLLPVVMRIAAELTPSGNWSVLARAVSEELSSLGVPVLLGVRPVEGRVPLLVGLRAEADRTAVADGVAQALRAGVARAGLERAGAHPPVVVVAAAGGWAAAGAALRHAAETAAAAQGLDDRPWYDARRLDIDLLLWRLREHPDLAAFVDRAIGPLRAHDATSRPPLLPTLETYLAHAGRKAETARELHLNRQTLYNRLARIGELLGTDLEDPETVLALSLALRARRHTR; encoded by the coding sequence ATGGAAACGCAGGGCGGCATCACCGTGCGGCGGGCACTGGAACTCCCCGGCCTCCGCAGCGGACTCCCGGAGGTGCTGGCCGGCGCCGACCGGCTGGAACGCACCGTGCGCTGGGTCCACGCCGGTGAGGTGCCCAACATCGCCTCCCTGCTCAAGGGCGGTGAGCTGCTCCTGACGACGGGTCTCGGCCTCGGGACCCGTCCGGTGGAGCAGCGGGCGTTCGTCCACCGGCTCGCGGAGCGCGGCATCGCCGCGCTGGTGGTCGAGCTGGGCCCCCGTTTCTCCCGGCTGCCGGCCTCGATCGTGGAGGCGGCGCGGGCGGCCGGTCTGCCGCTGGTGCAGCTGCACCGCGAGGTGCCGTTCGTCACGGTCACCGAGGAGATCCACACCGAGATCGTCAACGGCCACTACGCGCTGCTCCAGCAGGCGGAGGAAGTGCACCGCCGCTGCACCGAGGCCCTCCTCGGCGGCGGCGGGGTGCCCCAGGTGCTCGGGATCCTCGCGTCGTTCACCGGCGACCCGGTGTTCCTCGAGACCCCCGACGGGCAGCTCCTGTACGCGGCGGACACCCCCGGCGGCGAACCGGGCGCCGCCGACCCCCTGCAGGTATGGCAAGGGCTGCGGGGCGGCCGGCAGGACGGCCCCCCGGCGAACGCGGTCCTCGTCGACGTGCCCGGCGGCGGACGCGGGGCCGGCGCGGTCCGGGCCCGGCTGGTGCTGCTGGCCGTGTCCTCCCCGGTGCTGCCGGTGCACCGGATGGCCGCCGAGCGGGCGGCGGGCATCCTCGCCGTGGTGCTGATGCAGGCGCGCCAGGAGGAGGAGCTCGCGGCACGCGGACGGGGCGACTTCCTGACCGACCTGGCGGAGGGCCGCATCACGCCGGAGGACGCGCCCACGCAGGCCAGGGTCCTCGGCTTCAAACCGGGCGCGGGGCAGCTGCTGCCGGTGGTGATGCGGATCGCGGCCGAGCTGACGCCCAGCGGCAACTGGTCGGTGCTGGCACGGGCCGTTTCCGAGGAGCTGTCGTCGCTCGGGGTGCCGGTGCTGCTCGGCGTGCGGCCGGTGGAGGGCCGGGTGCCGCTCCTCGTGGGCCTGCGCGCGGAGGCCGACCGGACCGCCGTCGCGGACGGGGTGGCCCAGGCGCTGCGCGCGGGGGTGGCCCGCGCCGGGCTCGAGAGGGCCGGCGCGCATCCGCCGGTCGTCGTGGTCGCCGCCGCGGGCGGCTGGGCGGCGGCCGGAGCCGCGCTGCGCCACGCGGCGGAAACGGCCGCCGCGGCGCAGGGGCTGGACGACCGGCCCTGGTACGACGCCCGCCGTCTCGACATCGACCTGCTGCTGTGGCGGCTGCGCGAGCATCCGGACCTGGCGGCGTTCGTCGACCGTGCGATCGGACCCCTGCGGGCCCATGACGCGACATCACGCCCTCCGCTGCTGCCTACCCTGGAAACGTATCTGGCCCATGCGGGCCGCAAGGCGGAGACGGCGCGGGAGCTGCATCTGAACCGGCAGACCCTCTACAACCGGCTGGCCCGGATCGGGGAACTGCTGGGCACCGACCTGGAGGACCCGGAGACGGTCCTGGCCCTCAGCCTGGCGCTGCGGGCCCGCCGTCACACCCGCTGA
- a CDS encoding TlyA family RNA methyltransferase has translation MAGVARRRLDAELVRRKLARSREHASQLIAAGRVSVGRNTATKPATQVETSAAIVVTADDSDPDYVSRGGHKLAGALAAFVPLGLKVEGRRALDAGASTGGFTDVLLRSGARHVVAVDVGYGQLAWSLQSDERVTVKDRTNVREMTLETIDGEPVDLVVGDLSFIPLGLVLPALVRCCAPDADLVLMVKPQFEVGKERLGSGGVVRSPELRADAVRAVARRAADLGLGVRGVTASPLPGPSGNVEYFLWLRAGAPELDPADVDRAVAEGPR, from the coding sequence GTGGCAGGAGTGGCCCGCCGCCGTCTCGACGCAGAGCTGGTACGCCGGAAACTCGCGCGTTCGCGCGAGCACGCGAGCCAGCTGATCGCCGCGGGGCGGGTGAGCGTCGGCCGGAACACGGCCACCAAGCCCGCCACCCAGGTGGAGACGAGTGCGGCCATCGTCGTCACAGCCGACGACAGCGACCCCGACTACGTGTCGCGCGGCGGACACAAGCTCGCGGGAGCGCTCGCCGCCTTCGTACCGCTCGGTCTGAAGGTCGAGGGCCGCAGGGCCCTGGACGCCGGGGCGTCCACCGGAGGCTTCACCGATGTGCTGCTGCGCTCGGGCGCCCGGCACGTCGTCGCCGTCGACGTCGGCTACGGGCAGCTCGCCTGGTCCCTGCAGAGCGATGAACGCGTCACCGTCAAGGACCGTACCAACGTGCGAGAAATGACGTTGGAGACGATCGACGGAGAGCCGGTGGACCTTGTGGTGGGGGATCTGTCCTTCATTCCGCTGGGGCTCGTGCTGCCCGCTCTGGTGCGCTGCTGCGCGCCCGACGCGGATCTCGTACTCATGGTCAAACCGCAGTTCGAGGTCGGCAAGGAGCGCCTCGGCAGCGGGGGAGTGGTGCGCAGTCCCGAACTGCGGGCCGACGCCGTACGGGCCGTCGCGCGCCGGGCGGCGGATCTCGGTCTCGGTGTGCGGGGCGTCACCGCCAGCCCTCTACCGGGACCCTCGGGCAACGTCGAATACTTTCTGTGGCTCAGGGCCGGGGCGCCCGAGCTCGATCCGGCGGACGTCGACCGCGCAGTGGCGGAGGGACCTCGTTGA